The genomic DNA CCAACCGAGGAGTTTCCCGAGCTACTCGACAATGCGGACGCTGTTATCGACTTCACCGTCCCCGAAGCGACGCGCGAACACGTCCAAGCAGCCGCGGCGGCCGGCGTTCCTTACGTCATCGGCACGACCGGCTTCGACGACGACGGTATGGCGGCGCTCCGGACGGCAAGCGAATCGACGGCTGTACTGAAGGCCTCGAACTTCGCCCGCGGCGTGCAGGCGTTGCTGCGGGTCGTCGAGGCGGGCGTCGAAGCGCTGCCGGAGTACGACATCGAACTCACCGAAACCCATCACAACGGCAAGCGGGACGCCCCAAGCGGCACCGCGAACACGATTCTCGATGTCGTCGACGAGACCCGCGATGAGGCGCTGGACCGCACTCACGGCCGTGAAGGAGAACACCGCCGCGGGGACGACGAGGTCGGCGTCCACGTCCGGCGTGCGGGCACCGTCCGCGGCGAACACGAACTCCTTTTGGCCGGCAACGATGAGGTACTGTCGCTGACACACCGCGCCGAATCCCGGCGCGTCTTCGCCGCCGGCGCCGTCGACGCGGCCGAATGGCTCGCTGACCGTTCCGCCGGCTGGTACGACTTCGAGGACACAGTATGAGTACGCTCCAATCCGACATCGAAGACCTGCAGCACCGCTATGAGAACGGCCTGACTGCCGACGACGCCGGCAACGAGGAGTATGCCCTCCTCGATGAGTTCCTCGCCGCGCTTGAGGCCGGCGAGGTTCGCGCCGCCGAGAAGCGCGACGGCGAGTGGGACGCAAACGGCTGGGTCAAGCAGGGTATCCTCCTGAACTTCGGCCTGCGGGACATCCAAGCCCACACCCACGGCGGCGTCGACTACCACGACGTACTGCCGCTGCGGGAGACCGACGACCTTCCCGGGCGGGGCACCCGAAACACTCCCGATGGAACCGTCATCCGGCGCGGGGCTTACATCGGTGGTGACGCTATCCTGATGAGCCCTGCCTTTGTCAACATCGGCGCGTACGTCGGCGACGGAACGCTCGTCGACTCCTGTGATACGGTCGGCTCGGCGGCCCAAATCGGCGAGAACGTCAAGCTCGGCGCGAACACGCTTATCGGTGGCGTCCTCGAACCGGTCGAGGCGGCTCCTGTCGTCATCGAAGACGACGTTTCGCTCGGGGCTGGCTGTCGGGTTACCTCCGGCTTTGTCGTCGGCGAAGGCAGCGTCGTTGGCGAAAACACGCTGTTGACGCCGCGTATTCCGGTCTACGACCTCGTCGAAGAGGAAGTTATGTACGGCGAACTGCCGCCGGAGCGGCGGGCCTTTACTCGCTTTGTCGAATCGAGCGTCGGCGACCACGACCTCTTCGACGGCGGCGCGTACAAACCCGCCGTCGTTGCTACACACGTCGAAGAGGACACCTTGGAAGCGACAGCGCGAGAGGACGCGCTGCGCGACAACTAAGCCGGTCAGTCGGCGCTTTTTTGAGCGAACTGCCGTAGAGAAGTAGTCCCGGCTGGATTCGAACCAGCGTCATGGGCTCCAAAGGCCCATATGATTGGCCACTACACCACGGGACTGCGCCCGAAGCTAACCGCCACGGACACAATAGGTTTACTTTTTGTCGCCGTCAGTCGGCCGGCTCCGTTTCGAGCTCGATGTCGAGCAGTTCGCAGGCGTCGGCCTCGGCGTCGAAACAGTCCGGACACCGGTCGTTGCGGTCGATGATCGTATCGAGCCGTTCGGCGACCGTCTCGTCGATGACGGCTTCAAGCTGTCGGGCCTCGGTGCGGAAATCCTCGACTTCGAGGACCTCCCATAGAAACCGCTCGATGATACAGTACGTCTCAAGCGCTTCCCGCGCCTGTACGATTCCTTCATCGGTCAGCGAGACACCCTTGTACTTTTCGTGGTCTGCCAGCCCTTGGTCTTCGAGTTTGCCTATCATCTCGTTTGCGCTTGCCGGACTGACTTCCAGCATATCAGCTATCGCCCCCGTCGAGGCCGGACCGTCTTCGCGCTCCTGTACCAGATAGATTGCCTTGAGATACTGTGCCTGCGTGTTCATTCCCGTTCCTCCATCAGTTCAGTCACCTGCTCTGCGCCTTCCTTTTCGTCTGCACGGATCTCTCGTAGCACCGACAGCAGCCGCTCGCGGTCGATGCTGAACTCGACGTCGGAACCCTCGATGGCTGTAATGAGGTCGTCGTAGAACTTGTAGGCGGTTTCCTCGTTGCAAAGCTGGTCGTAGAGGACGCCGTCGAAATCAGTGTCGGATTCGTATCTGGCAGCGACGAGCGTCTCGATTTCGTCGTATGCCACCGGCTCCGCGTCAAGCTCGTCGACGAGCGACTCAAGCCGCTTGCGATGGGTCTCCGACTCTTCGGCGGCTTCGTCCAGCAGGTCGGCCGTCTCCGGGTCAAGCTCCTCGGCGTCGAGCGTCTCCCGGTGTTTGTGGGCGCGTGCTTCGACAACCTCCTCCAGTACCATCCCGATCTGGAGGAGCCGTGCCAGCTGGTGGTCAGTGGCCACCGGATAGGTCAGACTCACCGCGACCACCTCGTGGACGGGAACATACACGCCGTTCAGGGGCCGACGGCCATAAGCGTACCCGTCGGGCGACGTGCGACAACAAAAACGAAGCTTCGGAAACGAACGTCCGGATGTCAGGCGCGTGCCTGCAGCCGTCCGCGGACGCGCCCTTTGAGCTCTTCGCGGAGCTCTTCGACCTCGATTTCTTCGAGGACGGGGACGTAGAACCCTTCGACGAGCATGTTCTTTGCGAGCCGTTCCGGCAGCGCACGCGAGGTCATGTAGAACATCTCCTCCGCGGAGACCTGTCCGACCGTGGCGCTGTGGGAGGCCTCGGTGTCGTGGTTGTTGATGATGAGCTTCGGCGAGGCGTCGGCTTCGCTCTCGTCGGAGAGCATCAGCGTGTTCTCACGCTGGTAGGAGTTGGTGTCCCACGCGTCGGCCCCAACGTCTTGGACGCCCTCGTAAACGGAGCGTGCCTCGTCGTCGATGACGCCACGCGTCACGAGGTCCGCCGTCGTATGCTCGGCGGTGTGCCACACACGGGCGTCGATGTCGAGGTGCTGGTCGTCGTGCCCGTAGAAGGCACCGACGATTTTCGACTCCGAGGAGTCGCCGTCGAGGTAGCTCTCGACGGAGGATTTCGTCAGCTTGGAGCCGATGTTGCACTCTATCCAGTTGACGTTGCCGTAGGTGTCGATTGCCGCCTCCTTCAGCGAATACGTATAGGTCGTCTGGTCGAGGTCCTGCAGGTTGCCGAACTGGACGTAGCTGTTCTCGCCCGCGACAACCTCGGTAAGACCGCTGTAGTAGCGATTGCCGTCGACCTCGTCGCCGGATTCTTGCCGCTCCAGAATCGTCACCGACGACGATTCCTCGGCGACGACAAGCGTGTAGTTGAACAGCGACCGGGAGTTCATCTTCGTCCGGATGGTCACGTCCTCCGCGTCCGTGCCTTCGGGGACATAGACGACCGTCCCGGTGGTAAACAGCGCTGTCGAAAGCGCCGTCAGGTAGTTCGTTTCGGGGTCGACAACGCTGCCGAAGTGCTCCTCGAGGAGGTCGCCGTGTTCGTCGACAGCCTCGGCGAAGGGAAGGACGTCGACGGTGTCGGGGCCGACTTGGTCTTTCTCCTCGGCGGCATCGAGCGGGTCGACAAGCACCTCGTAATCGAGGTCTTCGAGGTTCGTCCACTTCCGCCCCGGCGTCTGAATAACGTCGGGGAACGGAAGCTCTTCGAGCGCTTCGAGCGCCTCAAGCCGCGTCTCGAGCAGCCACTCAGGCTCGTCGAGCTCGTCGCTTATCTGTCGGACCGTCGCTTCGTCGATGGATGCGTGTACCTGCGTGGACATGTTATCCGAGCGAGCCCTCCATTTCGAGTTCGATGAGTCGGTTGAGTTCGACGGCGTACTCGATGGGGAGTTCTTCGGTGATGGGTTCGATGAACCCGGAGACGATCATCTGTTTTGCGTCGTCGTCGTCGAGGCCGCGCGACTGGAGGTAGAAGACGTCCTCGTCGCCGATTTTGCCGACTGTCGCCTCGTGGGCGACGTCGACTTTCGACTCCTCGATCTCCATGTACGGCATCGTGTCGGAGGTCGATTCGTTGTCGAACATCAGGGCGTCACACTCGACGGCCGTCGAGGAGCCTTCGGCCCCATCAGCGATGTGGACCAGCCCGCGGTAGTTCGTTCGACCGCCGTCTTTGCTGATGGACTTTGACTCGATGGTGGACTTCGTGTTGGGTGCGTTGTGGTAGACCTTCGCCCCCGTGTCGATGTCTTGGCCCTCGCCGGCGAAGGCAATGGTGATGTGGTTGTCCGTCGCACCCGGTCCCTTGAGGATGGTACAGGGGTACAACATTGTGGCTTTCGAGCCCATCGACCCCGACACCCACTCCATCGTGCCGTCCTTCTCGACGATGGCGCGTTTGGTGTTGAGGTTGTAGGTGTTTTTCGACCAGTTTTGGACGGTTGAATACTGGACGTGGGCACCTTCTTTGACGAAGACTTCGACGCCGCCCGAATGAAGGTTGAACGCCGAGTATTTGGGCGCTGAACAGCCCTCGATGTAGTGGACTTCCGAGTTCTCCTCGGCGATGATCAGCGTGTGCTCGAACTGGCCCATGTTCTCGGAGTTCATGCGGAAGTAGGCCTGAATGGGCATTTCGACGGTGACGCCCTCGGGGACGTAGACGAAGGAGCCGCCGGACCAGATAGCGCCGTGGAGTGCGGCGAACTTGTTGTCGCTCGGCGGGACGCATTTGGTCATGAAGTACTCACGGACCAGTTCAGGATGTTCCTGAACCGCCTTGTCCATGTCCATGAAGATGACGCCCTTTTCCTCCCACTGCTCCTGCATGTTCTGGTAGACAATCTCGGATTCGTACTGTGCGCCGACGCCGGAGAGGGCGTTTTTCTCGGCTTCAGGAATCCCGAGTTTGTCGAAGGTGTCCTGAATTTCTTCGGGCAGGTCCTCCCACTCTTCGGCCCCGCCGCGGGCCTCGATATCGGGCCGGATGTACGGAACAATCTCGTCGATGTCGACATCCGAAAGGTCCGGCTGTCCGGGCCAGTCGGTGGGCATGGGCATCTGCTGGAACTGTTCGAGCGCTCGAAGTCGCCGTTCGAGCATCCACTCGGGTTCGTCTTTGTCCTCGGAGATGACGCGGATGGTCTCCTCGGTGAGGCCCTTCTCGGTCTTGAAGGCGGAACTCTCCTCCTTCTTGAACTCGAAGCGGGCTTCGGTATCTGTTTCTTTGATGTGGTCTTCTTCGGAACTCATTGGTTGTAATTACGTCTGGATGGTTATAGGGTTGTGCGTAATCGCTACTGATTACGCCGTCTCGTAGACTTCCTCGCGGACCCAATCGTAGCCCTTGTCCTCGAGCTCTTCGGCGAGGCTCGCATCACCGCTCTTTGCGATTTCGCCGTCGAGCATCACGTGGACGTGGTCGGGCTCGACGTAGTCGAGGATGCGCTGGTAGTGGGTAATCTGGAGGATACCGGTACCCTGCTCGTCGCGGAGCGCGTTGATACCGTCGGAGACGTCCTGGAGCCGGTCGATGTCCAGCCCGGAGTCGATCTCGTCGAGAACCGCGATGGACGGCTCAAGGATGGCTGCCTGCAGCACTTCGTTTTGCTTCTTCTCGCCGCCGGAGAAGCCGGCGTTGAGGTAGCGCTGAGCGAAGGACTCGTCCATGTCGAGCAGTTCCATCTTCTCTTGGAGGATTTCTTGGAACTCGGCGACGCCGACCTCGCCCTCGTCGGCGGGGCCTTCCATCGGTGAGTTCTCGTAGCCGGCTTCGTCGTCCTCGTCTTCGCTGTCCTCTTCTTCCTCGAACAGCTCTTCACGTTCTTCGAGCTTGGCGTTGAGCGCCGTCCGGAGGAAGTTCACCATCGTGACGCCTTCGATTTCCGCAGGATACTGGAACGCAAGGAAGATGCCCAGCGCGGCACGCTCGTTGGGCTCCAAATCAAGGAGGTCCCAGGTCAGCTGGTCGTCGTCGATGTCGATGTCATCGAACTCGTCTTCCTCGACGTGGAGGAGTACCTCACCCTCTGTGACTTCGTAGGCGGGGTGTCCGGCGATGACCTTTGCGGTCGTAGATTTCCCGGAGCCGTTCGGTCCCATCAGGGCGTGTATTTCGCCGGAGGCGACCTCGAGGTCGACGCCGCGGAGAATGCGTTCGCCGCCGTCCTCGGCGACCTTCGCGTGCAGATTGTTGATTTCAAGCGTAGCCATGGTCGTGTCTCGTTCAACTATCGGCGCGTGACGCCCATAATGGTTTCGGGTTCACGGCATTGGCTTTCTGAACCAGAAAATTATTTTTCGGTACTGAGTACATCTGATGGTTTCGAACTCTGCCGAGAGCAATTATTTAATTGCTTCGGACTCATCAGAAACCGAAACCATTACTACTGTTTCACCGGTCGAATATACAACCGGGGGTGAGTCCGCAGGTGCAATTCTGGCTTTACGTCGTTCCGTTGATGGCCGCTGCAGTTATTTCTGCTGGACTCACTGTTGTCGTTTTCCAGAACCGCCACAAGCGGACCGCCCCACAGATACTCGGCGTTCTCATCGGGGCGTCCTTTTGGGCGGCAGCCGACGCGTTGCGGCTGCTGTCGTCGGACCCTTCGCTGCAGTTGTTCTGGCACAATGTCCGTTTTCTGGGTTCAACGGTCGTCGTTCTGTCGGCGTTCCTCCACGCCCTTGAGTACACCAACCGAGAGCGATGGCTCCGCCCGCGCTGGGTGTCCGTCGCTGCCTTTATTTTTGTTGTCACAAACCTGCTCGTTTGGACCACCGAACCGCTCGGCCACGAACTGATACGGGCCGGGGCAGAGACCGTCGCCGTCGGCTCACAGACCGTCCTCGAATTCGAACACGGCCCGTGGTTTTTCATCAACGCCGCCTACTCGTATCTCCTCCTCGTCGCTGCGGTGGCGATGTATGCCTTCGAAGCGCTCCAACGCTCCGGCACGTATCGCCGACAGGCGGCAGCGCTCATCGTCGCTATGGCCGTGCCGTGGCTGCTGAACCTCGTCTATGTCCTCGGCTACGTGGTGGTTGACCTGACCGGCTTCGGATTCACCGTTACGGCGGTCGTCTTTGTCGCCCAACTCTACTGGTTCCAGTTACTCGATGTCGTTCCCGTCGCTCGGGGCACCGTCGTCAACCACATCGAGAGCGGGTATCTCGTCGTCGACCCTGAAGGCCGAATACTCGACGCCAATGAGGCGAGCGCGGAGCTTTTTGATGTCCCCCGTGACGCGATAATCGGCCAGACCATCGACGAGGTCTTCGAGACGCTCCCAGAAATCGTCGAACGGTTCGGCGACGAGCGTGATGTCCGCGACATAATTACGATATTCCGCGATGGAGACCGGTACGACTACGATGTCGATATCTCGCCGGTCTACGACAGCCGCGACCGCTACGTCGGCCGCGTCGTCCTCGTTCGCAACGTGACCGAACAGCGCCGCCGACAGCGGAAACTCGAAGAGCGAACCGAGGCGCTCGAACGGCAAAACGAGAAGCTTGACCGCTTCGCCAGCATCGTCTCCCACGACCTCCGAAACCCGATTGCCGTCGCAAACGGCCACCTCCAGATAGCCCGCGAGGACGGCGACGAAGAGAGCTTCGAACGCATCGACGAGTCGCTCGAACGGATGGACGACATCATCGAAGACGTCCTCGCGCTCGCCCGGCAGGACGACGAAATAACCGACCCTGATGAGGTTTCCCTCTCCGACCTGTGCACGCAGGCGTGGACCACCGTTGACACAAATGGAGCGACGCTCGATGTCCAAACCGACGCGACAATCAACGCAGACCGGGGCCAGCTCCGGCGAGCGCTGGAGAACCTGTTCCGGAACAGCGTCGAACACGTTGGCGACGACGTAACCGTCACCGTCGGCGACCTATCCGACGGTTTCTACGTCGCTGACGACGGTCCCGGAATCCCTGAAGACGAACGCGAGAAAGTCCTCGAATCCGGATTCACAACCAGCGAAACCGGTACTGGCTTCGGGCTCAGTATCGTCTCCGGCACCGCCGACGCTCACGGCTGGTCGCTCGATATCGCCAGCGACGACGACGGCGGCGCACGGTTTGAGTTCACCGATGTCTCGGTTGTCGAGAGGGCTGATTCGACACCCGGCGCGCCGGCAAGCATGTGGGAAGAGTAACGGCCAACCGTCTCACATGAAGCTTCCGAGCCCGGTCTGTTCCTGTCCGCTCTCGACCTCGTCCCACGAGATGTCCAGCGCTTCCAGAACCCGAGCGATAGGGCCTTTCAACGTCTTATCGAGCATCTTCTCGTAGTCGACCTCGAAGGCATCGGGAATCTGGTCTTCATACTCGAAGCAGATGACTGCCTCGCCGCTTTCGGCCTCTCGCTTGAATTCGCCATAAAGCTGGTCCGTCGAGGGGTCCAGCCCTTCCTCGGACTCCATCTTCCGGAAGAATGACGGATGGACCTTCGCTAAATAGAGCCGCTTCGGCTTCGACCCGCTCGTGAAGTTCGTCCCGAGCAGCCGGTTTGCGTACTTTGCGCCCCGGACCTGTGCGGTGTCGGTCTCGTAGTTGTCGAGTTTCTTGCCGATACCCCCCGGGATGGCTAACTCCTCGTGGCTTATGTCGCCTTCCCGGACCCGCTCGATGACATCGTGGACGTAGCTCTTGATGTCTTCAGGGTCTTCGCCGGTCACAATCATCTCGAGGACTTCCCGCTGGACCTCCTTGGTAATCGGCGCGATGTCCGACCGCTGGTACTCGAAGCCGGTGATGTCGAGGTCGTCGACCTCTTTGCCCTCCTTCCAGATGATGTGGCCGGCGTATCGCTTTTTCTTGCCGGCCTGGAAGAACCGCCGATAGAGCTTTTCGAACTCTATTTGGAACCGGTGTTCTTCGGCGTTGAGTCGCTCTGCGAATCGGTCGTAGGCGTCGTTGATGTGCGACTCGATTTCGAACGACTGCTCGATGGCTTCGTCCTCAGAAACCTCGTTGCCGAGTTCCAGCATTACCGAGTCCGTGTCGCCGTAGATGACATCCTTATCGAGCTCTGCGGCTGCCTGCTCGGTGAACTCGATGACGTCCCGGCCGGTCGCGGTCACGGCAGCGCCCATCTCCTTGTCGTAGAGCCGGAAGCGGTCCCATCCCAAAACGCCGTAGAGGGATTGGCCGACAAATTGGAATTTCCCCGCTCGGCCTGCAAGGAGTGTATGGTTGTCTTCGACGGTTACGCAGTACACGCCGTCATCAGCAGTTGTTCGCTCTGCGCTCCGGTCCATGCGGAGCGTGTTCGTGCCGTCTTCCGTGACGTAGATGCGATAGACGCCGCTTTCTTCGCTGTAGCTTGCGGGTACGCCGAGATGCGCACAGAGCCGCAACACGTCGTCCCGGAGCCGCTCGCTTGCGGTGTTATACTGCCACGAATTCGGCTGGCGGTCCCCGTCACCGCTGATGAGTGTCTGCATGAACCGCTCTTTCTGTCGGCGAGATGCTTCAAAAACGAGCTGCGGAATACGCTTGTCCTCACTTCCCCCTCCGCCAAGGGTACAGAACAGGTCACCGAGGAGCTTCGAGGTGACCTGATAGCTCCCGTTGTCGTTGTCGTAGTCGAACCCCATCCGGTCGAGGAGCGTGCCAATGGTCGCGTGTGTGTCTCCTCCATCGGCTACGACCGGCTCCTGTGCTATCTGAACCGTCGAACTCCCGTGGCGCTGTCCGTCGAACTCCTTTCGTTCCGATGTGTGGGCGTTGCCTTCGGTCACATACCACGCCAGCAACTCGAGGAAGTCATCCCCATCGTACACGCGAGGAATCCATTTCAGCCCGGACTCGCGGCGGATGTAGCTTTGCTCGCAGACGGATTCGATGTACTCACGGTGCTGTTTGAACTCATCAGCGGTGAACACGTATCCGACGGTATCGATGTCGGCTTTCGGCACTCGCCGGGGCTTCCACCCTAACTCGGCGGTAAACGTCCGACCGTGGACCTCAGGCCGTACCCACACCTCGTACTCCTCGTCGATGAGTTCTGTCAGGTCTATTTGCGTAACGTCTTCACCGTCCGGACCAGCCCAGTCATGCGGCAGCTCGTAGGTTGTCGCCAGGTCGAGGGCACCGGCCTCGACGAACCGATATTCGTCGTCGGTGATGCCGTTCGTCCCGTTTTTTCGGACGAGCATTCGATGGTTCGGTGTCACGCGGAAGTCGATTTCCCCCGTCTGGATGTCTACGAGTTCTCCGCGGTAGTCCGGGTAGGCGTGCGTGTCGACCACGGGCTTGACCTCCATTTCCATCGTCTCTGGGTCTAGTGAGTAGACCTCATCGCCGATGTCGAGGGCACGGATATTCCGGACGCCGTCGGGTGTCAGGACCTCCGTGTCCGGCGTAAAGCAGTTCATAATGACCTTGACAGCTGACTGCTGTCGGTCATACGTCTCGTAGGCGTCGGTGCTTGGCTCGTGTTCGTTTCGGAGGCTCTTTTTTTCCTCCCGTTCTTCGAGCAACTCGTCGACCATCTCCCGGATTACCCCGTCCGGTTCCTTCCGGAAGTGCGTGCCATTGGGAGCGGCGTAGGTTTCGGCCCCGTAGTTGTCGGGGTCGACCTTCGTCTCGGGAGACGCGTTAATCGTCACCATGCACATGGGGTAGAGCGACTGGCCGACCCACTGGAGATGGCCGTTACGGCCCGCGAGTACGACGTGATTGTCCTCGGCGGTGATACAGTGGACGTCCCCGTCGTGGTCTTCAACCGTTGCGTTGGACTTTTTCATCGACCCACGTGTGCCGACTGAGACGTACCACGTACCGTCTTGGTTCTCCGAGACAGTCGGCTTCTCGCCGCAGCGCACCG from Natronomonas pharaonis DSM 2160 includes the following:
- a CDS encoding rubrerythrin; protein product: MSLTYPVATDHQLARLLQIGMVLEEVVEARAHKHRETLDAEELDPETADLLDEAAEESETHRKRLESLVDELDAEPVAYDEIETLVAARYESDTDFDGVLYDQLCNEETAYKFYDDLITAIEGSDVEFSIDRERLLSVLREIRADEKEGAEQVTELMEERE
- a CDS encoding ABC transporter ATP-binding protein, which gives rise to MATLEINNLHAKVAEDGGERILRGVDLEVASGEIHALMGPNGSGKSTTAKVIAGHPAYEVTEGEVLLHVEEDEFDDIDIDDDQLTWDLLDLEPNERAALGIFLAFQYPAEIEGVTMVNFLRTALNAKLEEREELFEEEEDSEDEDDEAGYENSPMEGPADEGEVGVAEFQEILQEKMELLDMDESFAQRYLNAGFSGGEKKQNEVLQAAILEPSIAVLDEIDSGLDIDRLQDVSDGINALRDEQGTGILQITHYQRILDYVEPDHVHVMLDGEIAKSGDASLAEELEDKGYDWVREEVYETA
- the sufB gene encoding Fe-S cluster assembly protein SufB, with amino-acid sequence MSSEEDHIKETDTEARFEFKKEESSAFKTEKGLTEETIRVISEDKDEPEWMLERRLRALEQFQQMPMPTDWPGQPDLSDVDIDEIVPYIRPDIEARGGAEEWEDLPEEIQDTFDKLGIPEAEKNALSGVGAQYESEIVYQNMQEQWEEKGVIFMDMDKAVQEHPELVREYFMTKCVPPSDNKFAALHGAIWSGGSFVYVPEGVTVEMPIQAYFRMNSENMGQFEHTLIIAEENSEVHYIEGCSAPKYSAFNLHSGGVEVFVKEGAHVQYSTVQNWSKNTYNLNTKRAIVEKDGTMEWVSGSMGSKATMLYPCTILKGPGATDNHITIAFAGEGQDIDTGAKVYHNAPNTKSTIESKSISKDGGRTNYRGLVHIADGAEGSSTAVECDALMFDNESTSDTMPYMEIEESKVDVAHEATVGKIGDEDVFYLQSRGLDDDDAKQMIVSGFIEPITEELPIEYAVELNRLIELEMEGSLG
- the dapB gene encoding 4-hydroxy-tetrahydrodipicolinate reductase is translated as MNVVVVGATGRTGSEIVAEASERGHDVSGVARSQTSVGDVRVYPTEEFPELLDNADAVIDFTVPEATREHVQAAAAAGVPYVIGTTGFDDDGMAALRTASESTAVLKASNFARGVQALLRVVEAGVEALPEYDIELTETHHNGKRDAPSGTANTILDVVDETRDEALDRTHGREGEHRRGDDEVGVHVRRAGTVRGEHELLLAGNDEVLSLTHRAESRRVFAAGAVDAAEWLADRSAGWYDFEDTV
- a CDS encoding histidine kinase N-terminal 7TM domain-containing protein, with translation MAAAVISAGLTVVVFQNRHKRTAPQILGVLIGASFWAAADALRLLSSDPSLQLFWHNVRFLGSTVVVLSAFLHALEYTNRERWLRPRWVSVAAFIFVVTNLLVWTTEPLGHELIRAGAETVAVGSQTVLEFEHGPWFFINAAYSYLLLVAAVAMYAFEALQRSGTYRRQAAALIVAMAVPWLLNLVYVLGYVVVDLTGFGFTVTAVVFVAQLYWFQLLDVVPVARGTVVNHIESGYLVVDPEGRILDANEASAELFDVPRDAIIGQTIDEVFETLPEIVERFGDERDVRDIITIFRDGDRYDYDVDISPVYDSRDRYVGRVVLVRNVTEQRRRQRKLEERTEALERQNEKLDRFASIVSHDLRNPIAVANGHLQIAREDGDEESFERIDESLERMDDIIEDVLALARQDDEITDPDEVSLSDLCTQAWTTVDTNGATLDVQTDATINADRGQLRRALENLFRNSVEHVGDDVTVTVGDLSDGFYVADDGPGIPEDEREKVLESGFTTSETGTGFGLSIVSGTADAHGWSLDIASDDDGGARFEFTDVSVVERADSTPGAPASMWEE
- a CDS encoding metal-dependent transcriptional regulator, with the protein product MNTQAQYLKAIYLVQEREDGPASTGAIADMLEVSPASANEMIGKLEDQGLADHEKYKGVSLTDEGIVQAREALETYCIIERFLWEVLEVEDFRTEARQLEAVIDETVAERLDTIIDRNDRCPDCFDAEADACELLDIELETEPAD
- a CDS encoding 2,3,4,5-tetrahydropyridine-2,6-dicarboxylate N-succinyltransferase, with the protein product MSTLQSDIEDLQHRYENGLTADDAGNEEYALLDEFLAALEAGEVRAAEKRDGEWDANGWVKQGILLNFGLRDIQAHTHGGVDYHDVLPLRETDDLPGRGTRNTPDGTVIRRGAYIGGDAILMSPAFVNIGAYVGDGTLVDSCDTVGSAAQIGENVKLGANTLIGGVLEPVEAAPVVIEDDVSLGAGCRVTSGFVVGEGSVVGENTLLTPRIPVYDLVEEEVMYGELPPERRAFTRFVESSVGDHDLFDGGAYKPAVVATHVEEDTLEATAREDALRDN
- the sufD gene encoding Fe-S cluster assembly protein SufD — encoded protein: MSTQVHASIDEATVRQISDELDEPEWLLETRLEALEALEELPFPDVIQTPGRKWTNLEDLDYEVLVDPLDAAEEKDQVGPDTVDVLPFAEAVDEHGDLLEEHFGSVVDPETNYLTALSTALFTTGTVVYVPEGTDAEDVTIRTKMNSRSLFNYTLVVAEESSSVTILERQESGDEVDGNRYYSGLTEVVAGENSYVQFGNLQDLDQTTYTYSLKEAAIDTYGNVNWIECNIGSKLTKSSVESYLDGDSSESKIVGAFYGHDDQHLDIDARVWHTAEHTTADLVTRGVIDDEARSVYEGVQDVGADAWDTNSYQRENTLMLSDESEADASPKLIINNHDTEASHSATVGQVSAEEMFYMTSRALPERLAKNMLVEGFYVPVLEEIEVEELREELKGRVRGRLQARA
- a CDS encoding DNA polymerase domain-containing protein: MEQGTLGDFDTGASDDADAGRPAAEAAAVAGSDDGDASVVDVADYEFPDADGQIECAVTQVDYTVEGGGDDEHPVLHVFGRRPNDGDDEPLHIRVYGFKPYFYTPLSELDIADSAEAPLTEADIVDSRLDHDRLTGVETEADDGDGPNELVVYESIRGEKLVKVFGQTPRDVGQLRDRFEHYEADILFPNRLLIDKDITSGVRAPNRELDDGSLKVHHSELTATAVDAESRLHILDIEVDDRHGFPEDGEEEIVCLTSYDSYRDEYVIWLSESDDGVGGPEALGGYDPIGDGPLDVDVRRFDEEATMLVDYLDYIEDTDPDVLSGWNFDDFDAPYLIDRIDRIASRHDRLYSDRLSRVREVWDSGWGGPNIKGRVVFDLLYAYQRTQFSELDSYRLDAVGEEELGVGKERYPGDIGDLWEDDPERLLEYNLRDVELCVELNRKQNIVEFWEEVASFVGCKLEDATTPGDAVDMYVLHKIHGEFALPSKGHQEGEEYEGGAVFDPISGVKEMVSVLDLKCFSGDTDVATPDGIKNIQEVAVGDPVYTLNPETFECEIKPVVDTQSYRNKYGELHHVAGRTHDFKVTENHRFLLSETVDLDSPGPDDYALSEYRELPEYERLAFPNHEPMAGATREEFDLAGAVDDGHAVVCAHDGRSAFRTAMPAGVEAALDRADGTSQLAATEEKTGTYRIPIDTYRERRDVIDEHADEVLLKYEREDNQIPTGFGMDDWLELVGWFVTAGRFAHEAKRIVLRRQDEEGRSAIRSLLERMELPYDADGTRVTVSNRVLYDWFVKNCGDGATETRLPEWVFELDAAHLRTLLETLVDGDGSRTDSGLGEFWTQSDRLKDDVVRLAVRCGEKPTVSENQDGTWYVSVGTRGSMKKSNATVEDHDGDVHCITAEDNHVVLAGRNGHLQWVGQSLYPMCMVTINASPETKVDPDNYGAETYAAPNGTHFRKEPDGVIREMVDELLEEREEKKSLRNEHEPSTDAYETYDRQQSAVKVIMNCFTPDTEVLTPDGVRNIRALDIGDEVYSLDPETMEMEVKPVVDTHAYPDYRGELVDIQTGEIDFRVTPNHRMLVRKNGTNGITDDEYRFVEAGALDLATTYELPHDWAGPDGEDVTQIDLTELIDEEYEVWVRPEVHGRTFTAELGWKPRRVPKADIDTVGYVFTADEFKQHREYIESVCEQSYIRRESGLKWIPRVYDGDDFLELLAWYVTEGNAHTSERKEFDGQRHGSSTVQIAQEPVVADGGDTHATIGTLLDRMGFDYDNDNGSYQVTSKLLGDLFCTLGGGGSEDKRIPQLVFEASRRQKERFMQTLISGDGDRQPNSWQYNTASERLRDDVLRLCAHLGVPASYSEESGVYRIYVTEDGTNTLRMDRSAERTTADDGVYCVTVEDNHTLLAGRAGKFQFVGQSLYGVLGWDRFRLYDKEMGAAVTATGRDVIEFTEQAAAELDKDVIYGDTDSVMLELGNEVSEDEAIEQSFEIESHINDAYDRFAERLNAEEHRFQIEFEKLYRRFFQAGKKKRYAGHIIWKEGKEVDDLDITGFEYQRSDIAPITKEVQREVLEMIVTGEDPEDIKSYVHDVIERVREGDISHEELAIPGGIGKKLDNYETDTAQVRGAKYANRLLGTNFTSGSKPKRLYLAKVHPSFFRKMESEEGLDPSTDQLYGEFKREAESGEAVICFEYEDQIPDAFEVDYEKMLDKTLKGPIARVLEALDISWDEVESGQEQTGLGSFM